Sequence from the Chanodichthys erythropterus isolate Z2021 chromosome 12, ASM2448905v1, whole genome shotgun sequence genome:
ATTTAACGATCTGACATTATTGAGTATGTCCCTCacttcacaaaaacaaaacacccaTTGAGGTGCACGCATGCACTTGATGTAGTCTAGGTTAGGCTTGTGCGCATGCGGCGTATTTAGTGTTCACTTTCACTGCGTGATTTAGTCTACTAAAATGCCTTTAGAATGCCCCAGAAATCAAGGGGTAAAAATGACCCTGTATatctttcatatttatataatttaatatagtcaGTATTAAACAAAGAGCgccgtttttctccaaatatcagcacgattacaaatgtgatattgattttatacagcGTAGAGTTTAATaaacaagaacttaatatcaagtgacttacatttaaGACACAAAATCACCTGTTTCGCTGTATTaatagttccaaagtccacACAGCACTGTTTTGTGTCTCTGAGCAACTctccctgaatgaatcagccatttgaatgaatcaactgaatctcaatgactcgctcattaacagtgattcgcTGCCACTTACTGGTGGGTTTAATTTCacgattaaagggatagttcacccaaaaatgaaaatttgatggttatctgcttaccccagcgcatccaagatgtaggtgactttgtttcttcagtagaacacaaatgatgatttttaactccaaccattgccgtctgtcagtcaaataatgctagtggatgggaacttctactataagagtaaataaaacttgcatcatcaatgtgtcgtcattaatgtgtcgtcacgatccgcagggtttaatttggacttgtctatgccagttttatttactcttatagttcccatccactagcattatttgactgacagaaggcaacggttggagttaaaaatcatcatttgtgttctactgaagaaacaaagtcaccttcatcttggatgcactgggggtaagcagataaacatcaaattttcattttggggtgaactatccctttaaagtgtcttttcttttttaaaaaaacaaacaaaaaaaaacaaatttcaaataacagtatttaacgttttatattttcaacatttcaaaacattatttatccatctgtaactgctcttgacttattaactttaataaagtttattagTTATATAGTTAACTATACActagattacaatttctgtagGCTACCTGAAAATATcctgtttaaacctacatgaaaaacttgaaaagcactgatgtttcatttgtgtttttttgttgtttttattttttgccatCACTTGCTATCAATTTGAATATGTTACTGTTTTATTACTCACTGTTTATTTGTTTAACAgtatttaaaatttaagtgagttaatctagtagcttttttggtgtcataaccctATTTATTAAGGTTACCTGtatcaaaaacaacaactaggcttattttataggcccatttttttttcttttactttattaatttttttttgttgtggggcaagtgaacatttttgcGAGGCAAGTAcaaatttgaaccactggcTCAACCGGGCCAgtagaaaaaatccttagcgttgagCCCTGATTTAACTTTGAGAAATTGTTaaacaaaatcaacattttaaaaaaacaaaaatgcctTTACCTGTGTAGTTTTTAGGAGCTCTGAGTACAAGACTCCTTTCATTTCATGAGAATGTGCCTTGCTTCTCTTTCCAAAGTAAACTCTTCGCTCTTTCAACTTGGATCCAAAGCTTTTTAACTGAGGAAAACAAACAAGCATGAAGATGAATGCTATATGCtataattttaatgatttaacatAAGATGACCCAAGATATAGACAGAACAACATACTTGTTCTTTAGAGAGAGTGCATATCTGTTGCTGAAGGGCTCCATTGATGCATCCCAGGGATTTCTCTTGTTCAGGCATTCGTTCTTTAAGTCTATGGAGAAATTAGTTTcacaaaatacaatataatttttatgtaaaattttttTGTCAGTTAAACACATCTTACAGCATTATCAAAACCAGACTAGTACACACCTCTCCACTATCTCTGTGAGGTTCTTACAGTCTTGCTCATACACTCTCTGCTTGGGGTGGTATATGTATTTCTCTTTGAGCAAATCTTCCATGCTACGTGTATCTCCAGCCctacactgaaaaaagaaagatgttTTAAAAACTGACACATATTATGTTCACAAAGAGAGCCAGAGAAAAGCCAGACCACTTACACTGACAGGCAGAGCACTTGGTCTAGATCTGTGGATGACGAAGTTGATACCAAAGTGGCTTAGGAACTCGTTCACTGTGATGCTTCCATCCTCAAGTTTCTGGAAATAAAAGAACGAGATAggattttatattttcaaaagaaaatgttGCAAAAAGATGCAAGGGTGCCAAGCACACCTTCCCTAAACAAAAGCACATCATTTTAAGTATTATTCAATTCCATCGCATTTACAGTCTGGAACGAGTTACACAGCAAAGAGTAATACTTAGGGTTAGAGGTTTATTCAGTTTATATATGTGTTTGAATACTGCTACCTTGTTAAAATCAAATACATGATCCAGTGTCCCATCCAAATGAGAGTCAAACTGAGAGTATCTGAGAGCTGTAAAGTacatcacattttcttttaaaaaataaaccacATCGAAACCTTAATTTTTTAAAGCACATTAACATTGTCTGACAGAACTGACGCAAACAACTCACTGGATTCAGACACTCCTGTATCTTCAATTGTCTTTGCCTTGGGATTCTGAGCAGCATGCCTTGTAAAATTACCTTCCCACTGTACAGCAGCTTCATGACAGTCAGGCCCCTGAGGAGACAGAATCTCAGGCATTAGCATAATAATGCACAACAATGGAGCCCACGCTTAACACTTTATTACAGAACAACCTCTAAGCGTGTAGCAGGAAATACCAAGCAAACAAAGTATTAAACTAAAAATTATTAACAATTTGTTCATACCATGTCAGAAATGTAGGTTTTCttggtttgttctgctgtaaTAGGGTCTTCCTCTGAATGCGGCCTTTTAAAACATGGAATTGTGCTCGACCCTGACTCAAAGACATCATCTTCAAAAATCTCTTCATTTATAGGTTCCTCTGAATGCTGCCTTTTAAAACACGGACTTGTTCTCGTgcctgactgaaagacatcatCCTCAAAAATCTCTTCATGTATAGGTACAGCCAAAGAACCATCCAGTTCATCTTGCTTGTTAATTGGCCAATTTTCAAGACTCCCTGACAAGTCTTCTTCACTGCTCATTTCAGGAAACTCTTCATCATTAATATTGACTGTTTTGCAGTTGCCATTTTGTTCAACAGAATCAAAATGTTTCTCCAGTTGTAGACTTTGTAAATCATTAGTACTTATGGTCACAGTTTTGTTTGGAGTTACAGTTGAAGCTCGTTTCGGTAGTTTTGGCATGATGCCACACAATGACAACCTTGAAGAGAACGGCTTTTTAAGACTGAAGGGTGTGGTCTTCTCATTTTGAACAGAATTATTTTTCTGCTTGACGTTAGGCGTGACATTTGAAGCAGGCTTAGAGGAAATTTCCGTTTCACGTTGCTCATTAAGGGAAATCTCGGGGAAGACACAAGAAGGCAGAGGTGCAGTTGTGCTTCCCGTCATcactttttgctcttcctgGATACGCCGTTTTATATTTTGAAGCTCCATTTGGAAATCTGCTAGACTTCTTCGTCTTGCTTTTGTATGTTGTAGTTCTTCTTTACTGAAGGAATCAGCTACAGACTCATTTGAGGAGGAACCTTCAAGTTGGACTGAGCTTGTACTTTGTTCCTTGTTAGACCAAAGAGCTGGACCCTCCTCTTCATTTCTAGAACCATTGGAAGTGTTTATATTTGCTTCTCTCTGGTTAAACGAAACACTTTTGTCCATTTCAATGGACATTGTTAGGATCTTTGTAACCTGCATGTCATTTTCTTCATCAGTCGTCATCACATTACTTGGATGTGCCATTTTGCAGTATTTGTCCACTTGCATCTCAGCTGGGTCATAGGACATTGCCTCTGTGTTGGTGCATTTAAGGTTTTTGCCATCGAGATCAAAGGCATGTTTTGAGGGGAAGACATGGTTAATAGCACACTTGGCAGCTTCACTCACCTCATTTTGTTCTTCACTTGACACTGTGCATCTAGAAACAGATGTTGATGCCCAAAGTGCACTTTCATTTGCTTTGATCTCTGAAGCACTTGCTGCCAATGTGCTTTTTGAGTCAATTGCAATcgtattgcatcctgttaattcCATTTCATCATCAACACAGGGCATAGCTAGATTTGATGCACTGGCTTGACATGTCAGTTCCATGCAATCAGACTCATCCTGCCTTTGACAACTTTGAGCTGTAGGCAACATATTTATCTCATGCTCCCTTTCCTTATTTGATACAAAGCTCTTTAACATGATATTGCCAGTGAGTGTCTGGGTTATATCCATACAGTCAACATCAGGACTGGAGGATGTAGATTCAAGGTTCAAACTCTTCCTCGATTTACTGAAGGGTTTGCAGTTTTCAGCCTCAAGCACAACAGTCTGACATTGTGTCATGTCCATGTCATCAGGATTGGAGAAATTTGTCTGACAGTTATCAGCTTCAGTGTTTTCAGGGTCACACATCAAGGACACCATCCTTGCTCCTGACTTTCTTCGAGTCATAAAAGCTTTATGCTTTCGCTCACTGACGAGTGCCATATGTACTTCAGTCATCTCCATAGGTTCAACAACAGTGATTGTTTGATTAGCGGAGAATGGTACTCTTCTTGTATCTGTATCAGCACTCCCTAACCAGGTCTGGTTTGAGTCAATGTTAATGTTGCATCCAGTCAATTCCATTACATCAGGGCTTGGGGGAGAAATCCCAGTAAAAGTATTTGGTTGACATGTCAAGTTCATACAGTCACTCTCATTATGTTTAGGTGTTGTAGTAGTTGTAACAGGTATAAGAATGCTTTCACCTCTTTCCTTCTTGGGGGCTGAAAGGACATTTTGTATTATATGCCCAGTTAACATTTGAGTAATGTCCATCCCATCACTGTCTTCAGTTTTGTATACCGATGTATGAGGCCAATTCTTCCTTGAACCACTTAATGGTTTGTCTCCACTGACCTGTTTAGCCTCGAGAAAAATAGTTTGACACTGTGTCATGTCCATAACATCAGAATTTGCAGTTTGGGCAATTGAGAGAAGGCCTGATTTGTTGTGATCCAATATCTCTTTATTTCCAACCAAATTAAAGCAGGACATTTTGCTTACTCTGGGAATTGGATGCAGAGCTTCCTCCTTGATACTGCTTGCATGCTCATCTTCTCGAAAAGTTCTGGATACAGACGCAAGAGGTAAACTCTTCCTTAAGTTGCTAAATGGCTTGTTTCCGCTTGATAGTTTGTCCTCGAAAACAAAAGTCTGGCACTGTCTCATCTCCATATCATTATTAGTAGTTGGAGCTATCATGTTGTTGCCAGATTTGTTTTGATCCACTATTTCTCTATTTTCAAAAGCATCGAAAGAGGACATCCGGCTTAGTTTGGGAAACAGAATGTCCTCTTTTTTTCGAATAGATACATCTAAAGCCCCAGTCATCTCCATATCATCAGAATTAGCGGTTTTGGCTATTGAGAGAGTGCTCTGAAAATAACCAGCTTTGTTTTGATCTGTTGTATCTCCATTTCCAATCACATTAAAGGAGGAAATCCTTCTTATTTTGGGAATTGGAGACTGAGATTGCTCCTTCATACTCATTGTGTGGTCTTTTTCTTGAACGGTTAAATCAAATGCCCCCGTCATTTCCATCGCATTGTCATCCTCAGAGAAATAATGGGATCTATTTTGATCCAGAGCAGCCTGGACATTGCGAGTGATATTTCCTGTGACTTTTACATTGATTGGAGCAGTCTGACTTAGAGTGAGCTCCATGTCATCAGAGATGTTTGAAAAGGCAGATGCCATGAATGCAACACTTCCTTGATTTTCAGAAACGGAAGGTGCAAGAGGCTTTGCATTATCTTTGCTTTCAGCTACAACAGTGTGACTCATCATTGCCTCTACATCATCATCTTCAACAAATGTAACACGGGAACGTCTACGTTGAAGTCCCCGTGGTTGTTTTGGGTTACCCTTGCCACCTGGATGTTGCTTCATTAAAAAAGATGGTAAGTGATTCTCCTTATCAATTTCCATTGTGCTTGTATTGGCTGAACAGAAGACATTACCAAGCTCATTTTCTGAATTTGGGGGCTTAATGGTGTTTACAGTGGGTAAGCACATACCGGCGAGAAAAGCACTGAAGTCTGGGTCTATTGCAGTATTTTTACTCTCCGCTTTTGCTTCACATGGCAAACCCTTCTGACTTGAAACATTTAGATCAACACAGGCCATCTGAGCCACTTTGAGGCTACGATCTGGGTTTGATTCTTCTTCATTTTCATAGTCCTTATCAATTGTGATTGTGTGGCTTTGAGTAATATCCATGTATCCAGTATCCTCTCCAAGCAGCATTGTTCTATCCACACAGTCATCTTGTAAGACTGGATCAGAGAAGAAATTCTCCTACAATTTGAGAGAGAAAGGTCAAAATAATCAGAGTGTGTCAAGACAAGGTGGGTTTCAATCAGAGATTAATACAAAAACCCAGTAGTAGGTATTGATAATGATCAAGTATCGTATGCTCACACACTCCAAATTAAATGTTTGTGGCAGCATATGCTTTCATCAATGATGTCATATTCATATGTTGGTCTTTTCAGCCTTAGATTAGTACTTACCTTATGCTGGGATAGATAAAGAGGAGTCTTCAACAAAGTTTCCAGGCCTGAAAGAAATGGAAAGGTTTAGTGGTTCACTCTCTGACTATGAGAATAATTTTCAAGATGCATGTAAATACAAGCATGAAATCAATAGATTCtgttaaggccaattcacaccgcacagacaaacaccaacaaacatgTTTGTTGGGTTTTGTTGGTTCAGTACGTTATCCCTGTTGGCGttggtcagggtttgttttcaCCCGACTGGACACGTTCAGTTCATGTTTGTCAGTGTCTGTTGGGGCAGTGTGAATATGACAGTTATTTCTCATAAAATTCTAAATCCAACGGCCAACTTGTTTTCTGGTGTTTGTCTGTacagtgtgaattggccttattATAGTGAAAAACATTTATGCCATTATGCATGTGTGAACACactcttattttgaataataacACAAGATAACACAAGAACAATAGTCCCAATGGGTCAGcaatatttgacatttttccttCAAAACATTACCTTTGATTTGGCGATTTCCCTCATCAACAAAATGCAGAATCCTGTCATTAGAGGGGAAAAGAAAGTTACagattttcatatatttaatgtGGATACACAAAACCATCAAACATGTTTAAACTTGAGCATGtcagttatatatataaaaaaaagacttttacttacttttcaTCTGGTTTACCTCCTGATAAAATTTAACAGAACacaataaagcaaataataGTGTGTCAGTGTTTTATATATGCAacagaaatatttaatacttaatACTTTTCATTTGACAGAACTGGTATACATAATCTTTAACCATGACTCATGAACCTCAGATAATAACTAGAACACGTTAAAAACAAGAAACCTATAAACAAGTAAACTACTCACCAACATGTGTGTTTTGTATGGATGCCAGAACAGGAGATTCACTTTTCGCATCACTgtgaatttttaaaattcataaattaattatctTCTCATATAAATTATGTTTGTATTTAGTTTCAATGTTAATATTAGGTCAACATTATTTCACTTACTTTGTAAAGACTCGAACATTATTTGTAGTGGCAAAACTCACTCTTCGCGAATTTCTCTTCTTCTCTACAGGTTTGGTAATTTCCTCCtgcataaatatatacataaagaaaaatacataaaaaaaaaaaaattctcaaaaattagattacatttttttttttgtaacttaaTCACCTTTTGTTCCTCTTGCTCAGATCCAAGTACATTCATAGATGTTCTAGGAGCTTTTAAAATCTGTCAGAGGACAATCAAGAGGCACTATTTACCAATTAGAAAATTGTGAAAATTATTAAGACACGTCTCACAGGCTGCAACAGAGTGAATACAAGTAAACTGGGACACTTAAGTTTAATCACCTATTATTTATGTGTATATTCTTCCATTACTTAAAATCTGCATTAAATTCATCCTAAACTAGTGTGTGATGATAGCCATTTGGATcatgtttatataaaaaaacaaaaaacaaaggatAATTCATCAgaaagtgtcacattttcacCCACTTCAATGACGTACTGGATACGTACCGAAGAAATTCTCCGCCTTGATAATTTCACTACCTCATTGCTGGAAAAAGTGGCAAGGATTAGTTacacaagctttttttttttttttttataacattatgAAATTTACCTGAAAAGAAAACCATTCACTTATTAAACatgtacattttcaaatattaaggAGATGCTTTTATTCCATATGACTGTCAAATGGAGATCATCGAAGGCAATTTGTCATATTCGTAGTACACAATGGCATGTTAAAAATGTGAGTTGGATTAGTTTAAGAGGTGTCATTGCCAATGcattatgcattaattatcaattcaaaacaaaagtccACTCTTTTTATATATGCAATTACAAAATCATTATAAAAAGAAGGACCCATTAAGAGTTTAGCTTATAATAAATGAAAAGCTGATGACAAGCAATCTGTACTGGTTTTCCTGAATCATAACACCACGAATACGACAGAAGGATACTGACTATGCGAAAATATTAGTCTTGTTTTAGGTGTGAGGccataaatacaaatacaatatttttgtCACTTATTGTTTGAGAGCAATGCAAATAGAAAAGTATTATTGATGTATCAAAACGTTAACTAAACTCGGTGCTCAGTTTGAAGATGTTCCCAACAGTCCAAAGAAAGAAATTATCAAAGAACGTTTGAACATTTTGGACATAAGCAGAGCCACGGACAGACTCAATCATGTTTGCAGAATCTACAAGACTGCATTATTTATCTAAACCGTGCCAAATCAGTCTACACAACTCTTACCAGGTAAAAAAACTGCagatagacacacacacacacacacacacacaaatcaacTTACCCTGAATTTAGCGGCTCCATCTTCAATGTATGCGCACTAAAATCAAAACTAAAAGTGAGAAACACTATAAAGCAACCTGGAATgaaacataaaattaaaaataaaacgattatggattttttttattactctAAACATTATCTACATTATATTAACACTTCTGTATTCCCTCATGTTTTTGTTGAAGCCAGTGAcggtgtgtgtatttgactgtcaGACGAGCTCataacaacagcaacaatatACTAGAGAAAACAAGCAGCTCTCGACATTTCAACGAGTTTAAAACGTTTTACTTTCATAACAGCTACCGCACGACAGATTTGCAgttaaagtaataataataataaagcgcAATACCTAAAAACAATTTCCCTCCATTCAGCgcttgtctttttttcttcgcAAAATTTGAACTCAACCGCCGCGCCTCTTCCTCGCGCTCAGTGACGTGACGTGAGACGCTCCTCTCGCGTCCTCTCGTGGAGCGGAagataatattaatttaaagtaaaaattgtTTAGCAAACTTTAATTGGATTAATTACCTATGTAATATATCTTATAATACtatatatttgtaaaaacatgcatttagtTTCAACGTTATAAATTAATCTCACTCAAAACTACTGATCTGGGTTTGTAAAGGAGGCGGAAGTGACgttgtttattttgaaaattCATGGCGCTGAATTAAATCGGGACTTTTAAAACGTTATTTGCAGATTGATATTAGCTAAGTGTGGTAAGTGTATTACACATTCAcacatattttaaaatcattttttaattacCGTCGATTAACGACGTGAGATCTTTTAGTAGAAAATCGCGTTGCATTCACGGTTAGAAAAAGTTGACAATTGACAGAAGCGAAATGTGACATACATACAGTGCGACCATATACTTATTtcagaaatacataattttgATATCAACCAAACATAATTTCTTCACACAATGTTAATGTAATTCAGGCAGTCGAAGTTTTAGtgtaattatatttcataatattccTCTTAAATACTAAAGGCTGTAACGTTAAATGCGATTCTCTGTTTCTCCAGAAAGCTGCATTCAGTCATGAAGAGAGTTCAGATGAAAGACACGGCGATTTCTGCACAGCCCTGTGTGACATCCAGAGCCGCACATGTCAAGAACGACACGGACAATAAGTGGGCATCTTTATTTAAACGTTCTGCAAACATTTCATTTTCCCTAAATAcatggtttcttttttttttttttttttaaatatatattttattttatttttttcaggaagaaccagcacaggactctGAAAGCGTAAGTACCATGTTGTCTGTccatcaaataaaaatgtagttACTACTATTATGATAGTCCAGTCTGTTTAAAAAGGAAATGCGTACTATTTTGATTTTCTTAGGCCAACCACAAGATATGGGCAACAAAACGATGTAAGAGAGCAGAATCGAGTCTTGACTGCAACAAATGAAGACCTGCAGAGACAGCTTGAAGAAATAAAGGTGATTACGCttgattttttaaatcttttgccCAACACATTAAAGACAAATTAATCAAAGTGATATTTAAGAATATTTACTGAAGCTGGTAGAgtcaaatacatttaatactCCAAACAATCATGTTTCTGAAGGAAACGATGACTGAACTGGAGCAGCGATGCACAGACCTCCAAGGAGAAAATCGAGAATTTCAAAAACAGCTGCGAGACTGCCATGTCCTTCTTGTTGCAGAAAAACTTGACCCAGGTGAGGATTTATTTTATTGCTGGATTGGATTGACGCATGAAGAAGAGCAGTGTTTTCTGTCAAGTTGTAATCTAAATGGCCTCAAATTCAGTTTCAGGGGAAAAGTTGGGTCAGACAGCACAACAGAAGGAAGAACAAAGAAAAGAAGTTATGGTAActcattttgttttctgtttttgtatatttttatattatttattttgtttatttatatgaatgctattttttaattaaatacttttGTATCCTATTAATTACATACACATTTAATGCTGTCAAATGAATGATCacgattaaagggttagttcacccaaaaatgaaaattgtcattaatcactcaccctcatgttgttctacacccgtaagaccttcgttcatcttcagaacacaaattaagatatttttgttgaaatctgaagTTGGACAAGGTTgaactgtagtcatgttgactattttaacaatgtctttactacttttctggaccttgaatgtggtaatttcgttgctttctatgggagataaaaaaaaaaaaaatctcggctttcattaaaaatatcttaatttgtgttctgaagatgaacaaaggtcttaagctacggtcacactagactttgaacgTGCAAAATTTCTTCAGATGCTGTAACGGTCATGATGTGACGTCACCGTCTACAGCGTctcttttataaacatgaattcaacacacaatttaaagtaatacattcaaaatgtaaaaatatagaacctactagactttactgcaaaaatataattcttttaattcagccaagaggtcatttatgacagaaatttcatttttgggtgaactaaccctttaaatgcgcATCCTGACTCTCCTGTTTCCACCAAAACTATTTGTCGGGAGCTCCAATATTCATGGTCAAGTTGCTATAGGCAAACCTTTGGTCACTCGTGCCAATGTCAGCATGGTTTTCTGATGAGTCCAACTTCACTGCGGGATTTACGGTGTTGAACAGCCACAAAGAGGCTTAATAAAGAGGCCCAGACTGTTGCTGCCCAGAGTGAAGCATGGGTGTGGTTTGGGCTGCAATATCATGGGATTCCCTACTGTGCTTGATGGATGTGGTGTAAGCAGTAGCGTGTTGGGCGCGGAGAATTACCTTGTGGCACGATTGACTGGGTTCAAATCCGCCTTCTGCCGAGCTCGCTCTTTTCCCCATcacatcagaaaggcatttattttcaataaaaattaagaaaatgttctaaaagtggaaggaaattgcctaacga
This genomic interval carries:
- the knstrn gene encoding small kinetochore-associated protein, yielding MKRVQMKDTAISAQPCVTSRAAHVKNDTDNKKNQHRTLKAPTTRYGQQNDVREQNRVLTATNEDLQRQLEEIKETMTELEQRCTDLQGENREFQKQLRDCHVLLVAEKLDPVSGEKLGQTAQQKEEQRKEVMTVSQNLLTELKLFSETAQEHEANLLEVQNTMRDLTEAHEKLQQERALFTLDVEEMERALGEAERLLME
- the knl1 gene encoding uncharacterized protein knl1; the protein is MEPLNSGNEVVKLSRRRISSILKAPRTSMNVLGSEQEEQKEEITKPVEKKRNSRRVSFATTNNVRVFTNDAKSESPVLASIQNTHVGGKPDEKILHFVDEGNRQIKGLETLLKTPLYLSQHKENFFSDPVLQDDCVDRTMLLGEDTGYMDITQSHTITIDKDYENEEESNPDRSLKVAQMACVDLNVSSQKGLPCEAKAESKNTAIDPDFSAFLAGMCLPTVNTIKPPNSENELGNVFCSANTSTMEIDKENHLPSFLMKQHPGGKGNPKQPRGLQRRRSRVTFVEDDDVEAMMSHTVVAESKDNAKPLAPSVSENQGSVAFMASAFSNISDDMELTLSQTAPINVKVTGNITRNVQAALDQNRSHYFSEDDNAMEMTGAFDLTVQEKDHTMSMKEQSQSPIPKIRRISSFNVIGNGDTTDQNKAGYFQSTLSIAKTANSDDMEMTGALDVSIRKKEDILFPKLSRMSSFDAFENREIVDQNKSGNNMIAPTTNNDMEMRQCQTFVFEDKLSSGNKPFSNLRKSLPLASVSRTFREDEHASSIKEEALHPIPRVSKMSCFNLVGNKEILDHNKSGLLSIAQTANSDVMDMTQCQTIFLEAKQVSGDKPLSGSRKNWPHTSVYKTEDSDGMDITQMLTGHIIQNVLSAPKKERGESILIPVTTTTTPKHNESDCMNLTCQPNTFTGISPPSPDVMELTGCNINIDSNQTWLGSADTDTRRVPFSANQTITVVEPMEMTEVHMALVSERKHKAFMTRRKSGARMVSLMCDPENTEADNCQTNFSNPDDMDMTQCQTVVLEAENCKPFSKSRKSLNLESTSSSPDVDCMDITQTLTGNIMLKSFVSNKEREHEINMLPTAQSCQRQDESDCMELTCQASASNLAMPCVDDEMELTGCNTIAIDSKSTLAASASEIKANESALWASTSVSRCTVSSEEQNEVSEAAKCAINHVFPSKHAFDLDGKNLKCTNTEAMSYDPAEMQVDKYCKMAHPSNVMTTDEENDMQVTKILTMSIEMDKSVSFNQREANINTSNGSRNEEEGPALWSNKEQSTSSVQLEGSSSNESVADSFSKEELQHTKARRRSLADFQMELQNIKRRIQEEQKVMTGSTTAPLPSCVFPEISLNEQRETEISSKPASNVTPNVKQKNNSVQNEKTTPFSLKKPFSSRLSLCGIMPKLPKRASTVTPNKTVTISTNDLQSLQLEKHFDSVEQNGNCKTVNINDEEFPEMSSEEDLSGSLENWPINKQDELDGSLAVPIHEEIFEDDVFQSGTRTSPCFKRQHSEEPINEEIFEDDVFESGSSTIPCFKRPHSEEDPITAEQTKKTYISDMGPDCHEAAVQWEGNFTRHAAQNPKAKTIEDTGVSESTLRYSQFDSHLDGTLDHVFDFNKKLEDGSITVNEFLSHFGINFVIHRSRPSALPVSCRAGDTRSMEDLLKEKYIYHPKQRVYEQDCKNLTEIVERLKERMPEQEKSLGCINGALQQQICTLSKEQLKSFGSKLKERRVYFGKRSKAHSHEMKGVLYSELLKTTQNAKQSLLSKIKETDEMMEDLDGCINDLETELASVEAMIMGDLDAAQTRPALKAKEEDLQRLNSAVTMKEREIGELEIQLRTLEGQQEKLRGESSSLKSHHATLNSLNEWRLDSTDERGALFTFLHNTVHLQVNLQTPAGKEWMTEDVERNIDVCFQLQLDVEKSECHASMVHKLLALYCQSQTQWTQRYPTTRHLPELLHDISLVVGRFRLLGEEIHRLKKWGGLKLRILKITCVDMRVHIVFSSLKAFEKFELSLMVTPDYPFGPLHIQDFKKHMGKTRLSQIEDILSSIKPAKNYLTKVLKKIHDDLLC